A window of Hevea brasiliensis isolate MT/VB/25A 57/8 chromosome 14, ASM3005281v1, whole genome shotgun sequence contains these coding sequences:
- the LOC131173106 gene encoding putative disease resistance protein RGA4: MAEGVLFDIAGEIIRKLSPQALQEIEVCWGVKDELQKLKGTVSRIRAVLLDAEKKSALNEQVKDWLGKLQEIVYDADDLIDDFATEALQRRVMTGNRMTKEVSLFFSSSNRLVYGFKMGHKIKAIRKRLLEIDADRESFNLEVQNEERGYTTKVRDQTESSVPEVVIGREGDKKAIIDFLLASNSEENVSVLSIVGIGGLGKTTLAQFIFNDEQVSKRFEVKLWVCVSDPFDVKMIVKKILESARGTKSEELELEALKSHLGEIINGKKYMLVLDDVWNENRERWDSLKKLLVGGSGGSKILVTTRSTRVANIASTVEPYVLKGLSPTESWSLFLRVALKGQEPKDSSVKKTGEEIVSKCVGVPLAIKTIASILCFKNPETEWPVFLQEELSKIAQNENDILPTLQLSYDHLPSHLKHCFAFCALFPKDYVIRVKKLIHLWAAQGFIESSSSSLCDEDIELQYFTELWWRSFFQEVERDELGNVESCKMHDLMHYLATSVAAGKGICRINSEEKSVDESVRHVSFDFSLYSSQQITTGLSNPLKLRTFFLPCAMIEKVSNSINRLKHLRYLNVSRNDEIVALPNSITNLQNLQVLNVSDCSSLKELPKDIKKLINLRHLYCGGCSNLTHMPRGLGQLTSLRTLTWFVVAKDNSVAKNVGGLNELNSLNNLRGSLAIRKLGYVKNGIINPILKDKSLLQSLSLSSDRDDDANVQSEEMAFQNLQSHPNLKELMLRSYRGTRFPSWVSSLTNLVNIQLRFCRCQHLPPLYQIPSLQKLEIDGLNDLEYIEIEGQGTSFFPSLKFLMLRYCRKLIEWRKKRYEDDSDDSTVVPSPDLLQFPCLSRFICEGCPNLSWIPQFPSLDEDLELRKVSVQLVQQIFTTSISSSSSSSSSSSISPPLSKLKNLQIKEIEELESLPSDGLQNLTSLHTLKITSCPRLTSLPREIYSLTSLRELEIDDCPLLNERCANKKGADWPFISHIPNIEVGYKRIQWESRYLLEDEEKTSTASEME, encoded by the exons ATGGCCGAAGGAGTACTCTTTGATATTGCTGGGGAGATCATTAGGAAGCTGAGTCCTCAAGCCCTGCAAGAGATTGAAGTGTGTTGGGGTGTCAAAGATGAGCTTCAGAAACTCAAAGGCACAGTCTCCAGAATTCGGGCTGTACTTCTTGATGCTGAGAAGAAGTCGGCCCTAAACGAACAAGTCAAAGATTGGCTTGGAAAGCTTCAAGAAATTGTTTATGATGCTGATGACTTAATAGATGACTTTGCCACTGAAGCTTTGCAGCGCCGAGTGATGACTGGAAATAGAATGACAAAGGAGGtaagccttttcttttcttcttcgaaTCGGCTTGTTTATGGTTTTAAGATGGGTCATAAAATCAAGGCAATTAGGAAGAGATTACTTGAGATAGATGCTGATAGAGAATCATTCAACTTAGAGGTTCAGAATGAGGAGAGGGGTTATACAACTAAGGTCAGGGATCAAACTGAATCCTCTGTGCCTGAAGTTGTTATTGGGAGAGAGGGTGACAAAAAGGCAATTATAGATTTTCTGTTGGCTTCCAACAGTGAAGAGAATGTTTCAGTTCTCTCAATTGTTGGAATTGGGGGATTAGGGAAGACTACACTTGCTCAATTCATATTCAATGATGAGCAAGTTAGTAAACGTTTTGAAGTAAAGTTGTGGGTTTGTGTATCAGATCCTTTTGATGTGAAAATGATTGTTAAAAAAATCTTAGAGTCTGCAAGGGGTACAAAGTCAGAAGAACTTGAGCTAGAAGCATTGAAATCTCACCTTGGAGAAATTATTAATGGAAAAAAATATATGCTAGTGTTGGATGATGTATGGAATGAAAATCGTGAAAGATGGGATAGTTTGAAGAAATTATTAGTGGGTGGTTCTGGGGGGAGTAAAATATTAGTAACCACTCGCTCTACAAGAGTGGCAAATATAGCTAGCACAGTGGAACCCTACGTTTTGAAAGGCTTATCTCCAACTGAATCTTGGTCTTTGTTCCTTCGAGTAGCTCTCAAAGGACAAGAACCAAAAGATTCAAGTGTTAAAAAAACAGGGGAGGAGATTGTTAGTAAATGTGTTGGAGTTCCCCTTGCAATAAAGACAATTGCAAGTATTTTATGCTTTAAAAATCCAGAAACTGAATGGCCAGTTTTCTTACAAGAGGAACTCTCTAAGATAGCTCAGAATGAGAATGACATTTTGCCAACCCTTCAATTGAGTTATGATCATCTGCCATCACATTTGAAACATTGTTTTGCATTTTGTGCATTATTTCCCAAAGATTATGTGATTCGTGTGAAAAAATTGATTCATCTTTGGGCTGCCCAAGGGTTCATTGAGTCATCAAGTTCAAGTTTATGTGATGAAGACATTGAGTTACAGTATTTTACAGAGTTGTGGTGGAGGTCATTTTTTCAGGAAGTAGAGAGGGATGAATTAGGCAATGTAGAAAGTTGCAAAATGCATGATTTGATGCATTACCTTGCAACTTCAGTTGCTGCTGGGAAGGGCATTTGCAGAATAAATTCTGAAGAAAAAAGTGTGGATGAAAGTGTCCGTCATGTGTCATTTGACTTCTCGTTATATTCATCCCAACAAATTACTACTGGATTAAGCAATCCACTAAAATTGAGAACGTTTTTTTTGCCATGCGCAATGATTGAAAAAGTGTCCAATTCCATAAATAGACTAAAACATCTGAGATATCTTAATGTTTCTCGTAATGATGAAATCGTAGCACTTCCAAATTCTATTACGAATCTACAAAATTTACAAGTGCTAAATGTCTCCGATTGTAGTAGTCTGAAGGAACTGCCTAAAGATATTAAAAAACTGATTAATCTTAGGCATTTGTATTGTGGTGGCTGTTCGAATTTGACCCATATGCCACGTGGGCTTGGGCAATTGACTTCACTTCGAACGTTGACATGGTTTGTAGTGGCAAAAGATAATTCAGTGGCAAAGAATGTTGGAGGATTAAATGAATTGAATAGCCTCAACAATTTGAGAGGAAGTCTTGCAATTAGAAAATTGGGATATGTGAAAAATGGGATAATAAATCCTATTTTGAAAGACAAGTCGCTTCTTCAATCATTGTCTTTATCTTCGGATCGAGATGATGATGCAAATGTTCAAAGTGAAGAAATGGCATTCCAAAATCTCCAATCGCATCCTAATCTTAAAGAGTTAATGTTGCGTTCGTACAGAGGCACCAGGTTTCCAAGTTGGGTTTCTTCCCTCACAAATCTTGTCAATATTCAGTTACGGTTTTGCAGATGTCAGCATCTCCCACCACTGTATcaaatcccttctcttcaaaagTTAGAGATTGACGGATTAAATGATTTAGAATACATAGAAATTGAGGGACAAGGAACATCATTCTTCCCATCCCTCAAGTTTCTTATGTTAAGGTATTGTCGTAAGCTGATAGAATGGCGGAAGAAGAGGTATGAAGATGATAGTGATGATTCAACCGTCGTACCATCACCAGACCTACTCCAATTTCCTTGTCTTTCTCGGTTCATTTGCGAAGGTTGCCCTAACTTGAGTTGGATCCCTCAGTTTCCATCTCTTGATGAAGATTTAGAATTGAGGAAAGTGAGCGTGCAACTTGTGCAGCAAATATTCACAACATcaatatcttcttcttcttcttcttcttcttcttcctcaatcaGTCCTCCTCTCTCTAAATTGAAGAATCTTCAGATTAAGGAGATTGAGGAACTCGAATCTCTACCGTCAGATGGATTGCAGAATCTCACTTCTCTTCACACTTTAAAGATTACTAGTTGCCCAAGATTAACTTCTCTGCCTCGAGAGATATATTCCCTAACATCTTTACGAGAATTGGAAATTGATGATTGTCCACTATTGAACGAAAGATGCGCAAATAAAAAAGGTGCAGATTGGCCTTTCATTTCTCACATCCCAAATATTGAAGTTGGTTACAAGAGAATTCAATGGGAGAGCCGCTATCTACTAGAGGACGAAGAAAAAACATCTACAGCTTCT GAAATGGAATGA